The window CCCGACCCGGGCGGCAGGGCTCTCCGGGCATCCCATCATCTACGGGACCTTCGCCATGGCGATGGCACTCGTAGCGCTGATCCTCCGGGGCAGGTACTGGTACGTCCCCTTCACCGCGAACCTGGTGGGGCTGGTGCTGTCGGGCACCCGGAGCGCATGGGTGGGCATGTTCCTCGCCCTGGTCCTCTGGCTCTTCTACGAGTGGCGCAAGATCTCCTGGCGGGGCGTGGGCACCACGGTCGCGATCGCCGTGGTCGCCTTCGCTTTCGTGGCGCTCAGGCCGTTCCCGCACTCCTCCACCCCTTCTTCCTCGTCGTCTTCTTCCTCTTCCTCGCCGAACAGCTCCACGCCCACTCCGCGGTCGGTCGACTCGGTCCGGGCGGCCGGGGCACGCATGTCCGACCCCATCGGTTCGGCCAGCGCGAACGCGCGCTTCACCCGTATCGGCGCGGTCTGGGACGGCATCACGGACGACTGGTCCACGGTCGTCTTCGGCCACGGACCCGAGGCCAACGTGCGCTACCTGGAGACCACCGGAATCGACGACGGCCAGGCGCAGGTTTTCGACAACACCTATCTGAGCTTCTGGTACAACTACGGGCTTCTCGGCCTGATCAGTCTGTTCCTGGTCATGCTGGGCGCGTACCTGCGCTTCCGGTCCCTGCCCGCGCGCGTGCTGCTCGTCGGCCTCGCGGCCCAGGTGTTCTTCTTCGACGTGTGGCTCTGGATCGGGGCGGTGGCCGTGTTCCTCCTGGCGGTTGCCATGGGCGCCTCGGGCAACCCGGCATGGTCGACCAAGCCGCTGCGGGAACTCGTTCCGGGGATCCCGCGGCCCCGGACAGAACAGGACGTCGACAGGGTGACCGTGCAGTCCTGACCGGCTCGGCCGTACCCGAAAGCTCACTGCACCGAACGACGGCGCCGGTACGTTCACCGGACGACCTGCTCGCTGATCTGCTGTCGCAGAATCATCCAGGCTTCTTGCAGAGGTAGTAGTGGTGGTCAGAGACGAGGTTCGGGAGTTTGTTCGGTTGAGTCCACTTACTTCGGAATCGGACAATTCCGAAGATGGTGATGAGGCATTCGATGAGATGGAACGAGCTTTGCATGCAATCGAAAAGCCTGTCACTGACGAAGAGGCTCGCGTGTTACTTGGATCCTTTGGTGAGGATAATTGCTTCGGATTGGCTTGGACACTGTTGCACTTGATTGAATCGGCCCCATCGCCGATGGTGACATCCGAGCCACCCGTGGGTTCGAACCCCTGGATTATGAGGATGTGGATTCGTTACAGGAACAGCATAGCGGACTAGCTCAAGAATCGTCGTCGGCTTATTCGGGGCGCGGGCGAGGCGTAGGTACGGTCTTCAGATTGCGGGAGCGCTTGCGTGGTTTCACGAGGTTGGGAGCACTGCTTCCGGCCGGTTTGCTTCGTATTCAATGGCAGATGCCATGTGTCGGAGAGCCGGGTAAAGCGTTCATTCGGGACCGCTGGTAGGGGTATGGGTGGCGAAGCGAGCCCATGCGGTGCGCCCGAAGGTGAGTACGGGCCCGTCCGGATCTTTGGAGTCGCGTACGGCGATGGCGTGCGGTAGTTCGGCGACCTCGACGCAGTCGGTGTCGGAGCCGCTGCGGCTGGACTTGCGCCAGACCACGTCACCGAGATCCGCAGCGACCATCAGGGCCTCACTCTCGTTCGTGCTCCGTTGCGATGCGCGCAACGAACTCCACCGACCTGGCCGGGCTGAGCGCCATCTTCGCCAGCTTATCCGCCGAGCGTCGGAAGGCTTCCACCTGCGACGGTTCCTCCAGGAAGAGGCTCGACATCCTGTGCTCCAGGTGCACGACGGCCGGATCGCGAACGAAGTCGAGCACGACAAACGGACCGTCCACCCCGATGTGCCCACCGACACCGAACGGCAGCACGGACAACGTCACGTTGGGCCGCTCGGCCGCCTCGACCAGGTGTCGAAGTTGCCGGACCATCACCCTCGGCCCACCGAGTACCCGGCGTAGGGCGGACTCGTCCACGATGACGTTCAACTCGGGTGGCTCGTCGCGGGACAGGATCGCCTGCCGGCCGAGTCTCGCCGCAACCCTGATCTGGGCATCCGCATCCGCCACGTCACACGCCCGCATGATCGCCTTGGTGTAGTCGGGTATCTGGAGCAGACCGGGTACGAGCATCGGCTGCCAACTGGTGATCCGGGTCGCCTCGGTCTCGAAGCGGATGAACGTACGTGACCACGGCGTCAGCCCGGTCCCGTACGTCTCCCACCAGCCTCGGTCCTTGCCGCGTTCGGACATGGCGAGCAGGCGCTTGCGTTCGTCACCGATCACGCCGTAGATCACGAGCAGCGAGGCGACATCCTCCGGCGGGATGCCCTGCTGGCCGGTCTCCATCCGGGACAGTCGGGACGCCTGCCAGCCGAGCTGTGCGCTCACGGCGGCGCCGGTCAGACCCTTGGCCTTGCGCAGTTGTCGCAGCTCACCGCCGAGTCCACGACCGACAACGGTCGGCGCGTTCTGCTTCGGCATGTCCACTCGCCTCCACCCCGGGGGTATTGACATCCGTACGCCAGAACGCCAACCTAATCGCAAATTGCTGTGACAAGCAACCCTGTGGTGATCATTTGTGTGAGGAGTGTCAACATGAGCGATCTCAAGCCGTACCGCTACGTGCCGCCCTGGGCTCACCCGTACGACCCGGCGGACTCGCCGGGGCCGATCGAGTCGGTGTTGGAGCGGTTCCGGCGCGGCCGTCCGGAGGAGCCGGAGCCGAGCGACGCCGAGATCGAGGCCAGCCGGTACACGATCGTGCTGGTGCCGCCCGAGGCCGCCGAGAAGATCGGGTACGACCGTTCGGACGTGGGGCTGCGGATGTTCCGTGACGGCGACTGGGACCACAACCCGAGCGACCTGGACGAGGCGGCCGACCTCGTCCAACAGGCGTGCGGCGAACCGATCACCCTGGTCGAACACCACTCCGACCTGACCTACTGGACCGCCCGACTCCGTCCGGCCGCCGATTGAAGAGCGGTTCATCCCATCGGGGTGATGCGGGAGCAACCTCTGCCGGGTCAGGCTGACCCTGACCCGTATCCGCTGGGCGCCCCACCGGGCCGGGTGGCCTGGCCAGGTGAGAGGGAGGCGAATGGGTGGACCCGACGGCGGAGTATTTCGCGGGTCCGGCGCGGCAGCGTGCGCACCTGCTGCCCCGCGGCTTCTCGGCGACCGTACGTCTCGATCTGCGCCGCCCGGACGGCATGGCCCGCTGGTATCTCACCCTCGGTGAGGACGGCATCTCGATCTGGCCCGACGGTGAGCGGGAGGCGGACTGCGTGTTTGTCGCCGACGGCGCGGTCTTCGACGGGCTGGTGACCGGAGGCGACGTGACAACGGCCCTGATGCGGAACGACCTGAAGTTTCACGGGTCGCAGCGAATCCTGACCTACTTCGAACGCCTGCTGCCCGGACCACCCGACTCGCACGGGCCCGAACGGGTCGCCGGCAGAAGCGGGCACCATCACGTCGAGGGTGGCCGGGACCGTGCACGCTAACCAGATTTCCATCCTGGAGGGGCTGACCTACATCGTCAGCGAGCGCAACGGAGACGTGAACCCGGCTCCGGGCGAGCCGGCCGGGTTGTACTTCCTCGACACCCGCTTCCTGTCGAAGTGGGTTGTGACGGTCAACGGGGAGCGCCTGACTCCGCTCTCCGTCGACGACCTGCAGTATTTCGAGGCGAAATTCTTCCTCGTGCCCGGGGAACCGACGCACTACGTCAGCTCGACCCTTTCGGTGATGCGCCACCGTTCGATCGTGGGCGGTCTCGCGGAGAAGCTGAGCATCCTGAACAGCGGCGAGGAGCCGGCCGAGGTGACGATCCGGCTGGAGGCGGCGAGCGACTTCGTCGACGTCGACCTGATCAGCCAGCCCGGCGTACCCGATGATTCGATACGGGGAAAGAAGGGCCGGTTCGACCACCAGATCGGTGACCGCTACCTCCGCCTGTTCTACGTACGTGAGGACTTCTACCGGGCGACCGTCATCCAGACCAGTGAAGCGGCGGAGATCGATCAGGACGGGCTGACCTTCACCGTCCGGATCCCCTCGCAGGGAAGCTGGTCCACCCAGTTGCAGGTGGTGACCGACCTCCGCGCGCCGGGCGCCGAGGACATCCATGGCAAGGATGCCCTGATCCGCCGCACAAAAGAGGGCATGCGGGAGGAACTGGACCAGTGGATCGCCCAGGCGCCCCGGCTGGAGTGCGACTTCGACCCGCTCACCGAGGCGTACCGGCGAAGTCTGATCGACCTGGCCGCGTTACGGCTCCCGGGATTCGACGCGAGCGGATGGTATCCGGCCGCGGGCCTGCCCTGGCTGAACACGATCGTCGGTCGGCAGAACATCATCACCAGCATCCAGTCGCTGCCGTACCTGCCGGAGCTGGCCGCGACCACACTCCGGACGCTGGCGACCTTCCAGGGGACGAAGCTCGACGACTTCCGGGAGGAACAGCCGGGGAAGATCCTCCACCTGACCAGGTGGAACGAGGCCGCCGCCTTCGAGGAAACCCCGAACGCCCGGTACTTCGGCTCGGTCGACTCGACGCCGCTGTTCGTGGTGCTACTCGACGAGTACGAGCGCTGGACCGGCGACGCGGCGCTGGTCCGCGAGCTGGAGAAGGAGGTACGCGCGGCGCTGCGCTGGATCGACGAGTGGGGGGACCTGGTCGGCGACGGCTACCTCTGGTACCAACCTCCACGGGCGGCGGGCGAGCAACCCAACCAGTCCTGGAAGGAATCCGAGCTGGCGATCTGCTACGCCGACGGCCGGCTGCCCGGGTTCCCCCGGGCCACCTGCGAGGTGCAGGGCTACGTGTACGACGCGAAGATGCGCGGTGCCCGGCTGGCTCGTACCCTCTGGGGCGATTCCGCGTACGCCGACCGGCTGGAACAGCAGGCCGCCGAGCTGCGGGAACGGTTCAACCGGGACTTCTGGATGCCGGACCGGGGGTACTACGCCCTGGCGCTGGAGGCCGACGGCAGCCAGGTGGACGCGCTCGCGTCGAACCTGGGTCACCTGCTCTGGAGCGGCATCGTCGACCCGGACCGGGCGCAGGCCGTGGTCGACCACCTGCTCGGGCCACGGCTCTTCTCCGGCTGGGGAGTGCGCACGCTCGCCGTCGGGGAGGCGAAACACAATCCGGTCGGTTACCACGTCGGTGCCGTCTGGCCGTACGACAACTCGATCATCGCCGAGGGTCTGCGCCGGTACGGGTACGCGGCCGAGGCGGGAACCATCGCGATGGCGATGTTCGAGGCCGCCAGCTACTTCCGGGGGCGGCTGCCGGAGGCGTTCACCGGCTACGACCGCGAACTCACCGTGGCGCCGGTGCGCTATCCCACCGCCACGAGTCCGCAGGGGTGGTCGGCCGGGGCGGTGCTGTCGCTGCTGCGTACCGTCCTCGGCCTGGAGGCGCACGGTCGTCACCTGGTGGTCAACGCCGCCCTGCCGCCCGGCCTGGCACAGGTCGCCCTGCTCCGGGTACCCGGACCGTGGGGCACGGCAGACGCACTCGGCCGCGCCAACACCCCCACGCCGTACTCCTGACCGTCAGCGGCCGTTGCCCATGCGGTCGGCAACCTGCTGTTGGGTCAACCCCCAGGCCCGGTACGCCTTAGGCGACGAGGTAGGTGGAGTCGTCGAATTCGGCAGTGACGCGCAGGCGTCCGCCAAGGGCTTCGACGTAGGCACGGAGGACGGATACCGACACTGTGTCGAGTTTCCCGCGTTCGACATCGGAGACCCGGGGACCAGAAACCCCCATGACCTCGGCCACCTCGCGTTGGGTAAGGGCGCGGTTGCGACGCACCTCTGCCAGCCGGTACGCGTGGATTTCGTCGTCTAGGCGCTGCTGGCCGGCGGCGCGCTCGGCGTCGGTGCGGATCGGATGGCCTGCGGCGCGACGGATTTCCTCGGCGCGACGCTTGGCTTCGTCCCACGATATGGCGCTCATTGATAGTTCCTCGTTTCCAGTT of the Micromonospora sp. NBC_01796 genome contains:
- a CDS encoding O-antigen ligase family protein, with product MPRRTRYLSLGLGVLAVALLVVGRWDLSLAVGAGALLAWGMKDPARVTWAIFVVAFAVPVTINFGYPTNPSYTLLLLLFVLAVWGGVLRNGNDRWDPKLFGAVLLLPLSALLAGILHWHGAKPIIVGIAPLLAIGALCWRVIEESRRDPRLIARIAEALTWFSVAVAIFAKYQSISGTWPIFDQLAYHWTYTSLFDPTRAAGLSGHPIIYGTFAMAMALVALILRGRYWYVPFTANLVGLVLSGTRSAWVGMFLALVLWLFYEWRKISWRGVGTTVAIAVVAFAFVALRPFPHSSTPSSSSSSSSSSPNSSTPTPRSVDSVRAAGARMSDPIGSASANARFTRIGAVWDGITDDWSTVVFGHGPEANVRYLETTGIDDGQAQVFDNTYLSFWYNYGLLGLISLFLVMLGAYLRFRSLPARVLLVGLAAQVFFFDVWLWIGAVAVFLLAVAMGASGNPAWSTKPLRELVPGIPRPRTEQDVDRVTVQS
- a CDS encoding DUF397 domain-containing protein gives rise to the protein MVAADLGDVVWRKSSRSGSDTDCVEVAELPHAIAVRDSKDPDGPVLTFGRTAWARFATHTPTSGPE
- a CDS encoding helix-turn-helix domain-containing protein, coding for MPKQNAPTVVGRGLGGELRQLRKAKGLTGAAVSAQLGWQASRLSRMETGQQGIPPEDVASLLVIYGVIGDERKRLLAMSERGKDRGWWETYGTGLTPWSRTFIRFETEATRITSWQPMLVPGLLQIPDYTKAIMRACDVADADAQIRVAARLGRQAILSRDEPPELNVIVDESALRRVLGGPRVMVRQLRHLVEAAERPNVTLSVLPFGVGGHIGVDGPFVVLDFVRDPAVVHLEHRMSSLFLEEPSQVEAFRRSADKLAKMALSPARSVEFVARIATEHERE
- a CDS encoding SCP2 sterol-binding domain-containing protein — protein: MDPTAEYFAGPARQRAHLLPRGFSATVRLDLRRPDGMARWYLTLGEDGISIWPDGEREADCVFVADGAVFDGLVTGGDVTTALMRNDLKFHGSQRILTYFERLLPGPPDSHGPERVAGRSGHHHVEGGRDRAR
- a CDS encoding amylo-alpha-1,6-glucosidase, whose protein sequence is MHANQISILEGLTYIVSERNGDVNPAPGEPAGLYFLDTRFLSKWVVTVNGERLTPLSVDDLQYFEAKFFLVPGEPTHYVSSTLSVMRHRSIVGGLAEKLSILNSGEEPAEVTIRLEAASDFVDVDLISQPGVPDDSIRGKKGRFDHQIGDRYLRLFYVREDFYRATVIQTSEAAEIDQDGLTFTVRIPSQGSWSTQLQVVTDLRAPGAEDIHGKDALIRRTKEGMREELDQWIAQAPRLECDFDPLTEAYRRSLIDLAALRLPGFDASGWYPAAGLPWLNTIVGRQNIITSIQSLPYLPELAATTLRTLATFQGTKLDDFREEQPGKILHLTRWNEAAAFEETPNARYFGSVDSTPLFVVLLDEYERWTGDAALVRELEKEVRAALRWIDEWGDLVGDGYLWYQPPRAAGEQPNQSWKESELAICYADGRLPGFPRATCEVQGYVYDAKMRGARLARTLWGDSAYADRLEQQAAELRERFNRDFWMPDRGYYALALEADGSQVDALASNLGHLLWSGIVDPDRAQAVVDHLLGPRLFSGWGVRTLAVGEAKHNPVGYHVGAVWPYDNSIIAEGLRRYGYAAEAGTIAMAMFEAASYFRGRLPEAFTGYDRELTVAPVRYPTATSPQGWSAGAVLSLLRTVLGLEAHGRHLVVNAALPPGLAQVALLRVPGPWGTADALGRANTPTPYS
- a CDS encoding XRE family transcriptional regulator — encoded protein: MSAISWDEAKRRAEEIRRAAGHPIRTDAERAAGQQRLDDEIHAYRLAEVRRNRALTQREVAEVMGVSGPRVSDVERGKLDTVSVSVLRAYVEALGGRLRVTAEFDDSTYLVA